From Azospirillum humicireducens, a single genomic window includes:
- a CDS encoding cytochrome C oxidase subunit IV family protein — protein MPKTIDRLTRSWLVLMGLTAVTLLFARHGDAGGGGGVAGAALLLALAVAKGREILLHYLELDQAGPGWRLLMTGWLVLLCGAILLVTSAGALGWIGKH, from the coding sequence ATGCCCAAGACGATCGATCGGCTGACGCGGTCCTGGCTGGTGCTGATGGGCCTGACCGCCGTCACCCTGCTGTTCGCCCGCCATGGCGATGCCGGCGGCGGGGGCGGCGTCGCCGGGGCGGCGCTGTTGCTGGCGCTCGCCGTGGCAAAGGGGCGGGAGATCCTGCTGCATTACCTGGAACTGGATCAGGCCGGACCGGGCTGGCGACTGCTGATGACCGGCTGGCTGGTGCTGCTGTGCGGCGCCATCCTTCTGGTCACTTCGGCCGGGGCGTTGGGCTGGATCGGGAAACACTGA